The proteins below are encoded in one region of Limnochorda pilosa:
- a CDS encoding LysR family transcriptional regulator produces the protein MELTWLTTFRTVAEAGNFTRAAERLHLTQPAVSGHVQALEADLGVPLFDRSGRTIRLTQAGERVYRYASRIGGLLEDCRRELADLSEGTTGYAAVGATDTLTAFFLPDVLGRFRRTHPGVAIRLHTGLTEGLVDALIQDRLDLAVVPDPGPHPGLERLPLLELELAAVLPPDHPLASASSVDVRDLALQPLVLYERGCMYRGRLEQAWVETGRFPETITELGSLEGIRRSVVAGLGLSVLPLVAVEADGRAGTLVVKPLAGVDPRIHVVLALHAGRYRPGPVRALLSELTAGRAAPLGTGGQA, from the coding sequence ATGGAGCTAACGTGGCTCACGACCTTCCGCACCGTGGCGGAGGCGGGGAACTTCACCCGGGCGGCGGAGCGACTGCACCTGACCCAGCCGGCCGTCTCGGGTCACGTCCAGGCCCTTGAGGCGGATCTCGGCGTGCCCCTTTTCGACCGATCGGGGCGTACGATCCGCCTCACCCAGGCGGGCGAACGGGTCTACCGATATGCGAGCCGCATCGGGGGACTGCTGGAGGACTGCCGCCGCGAGCTTGCGGACCTCTCGGAGGGAACCACGGGCTACGCGGCCGTGGGCGCTACGGATACCCTGACAGCCTTTTTCCTGCCCGACGTCCTGGGCCGTTTTCGCCGCACCCACCCCGGCGTGGCCATTCGGCTCCACACCGGGCTCACCGAGGGCCTGGTGGACGCACTCATCCAGGACCGGCTTGACCTGGCGGTCGTTCCGGACCCCGGTCCCCACCCCGGCCTGGAACGCCTTCCCCTCCTGGAACTGGAGCTCGCGGCCGTCCTGCCCCCAGACCACCCGCTCGCCTCTGCTTCTTCGGTGGACGTTCGCGACCTGGCCCTGCAACCTCTGGTTCTCTACGAGCGCGGGTGCATGTATCGGGGGAGGCTGGAGCAGGCATGGGTCGAGACCGGGCGGTTTCCCGAAACCATCACCGAGCTGGGCAGCCTGGAGGGGATCCGCAGGTCCGTGGTCGCCGGCCTGGGTCTCTCGGTCCTACCTCTGGTTGCGGTGGAGGCCGATGGGCGTGCCGGCACCCTGGTGGTGAAGCCTCTGGCGGGCGTGGATCCCCGCATCCACGTGGTGCTGGCCCTCCACGCCGGGCGCTACCGTCCGGGCCCCGTACGTGCCCTGCTGTCCGAGCTCACAGCAGGTCGCGCTGCCCCTCTCGGAACTGGCGGGCAAGCCTAG
- a CDS encoding DMT family transporter: MDTGQPGHLQPKRVTFVVLILLFCVLWTSAFVATKLALRDGPPLTTAAIRFLVATALLWAGSRATGVRFPTHPREYARLAVLGLLNTGLYLGFTYMALERITAGLTAVIASSHPLAVAVLASRFLGEPVARLPRMGLLLGVLGTVTTLQGRLTASAPQDAASGIALAVAAAASLAIGTVYYRRISGNLHVLAVNTVQLAAAGLFLAPWAWLAERDRTIAWTPLYVGSLAYTVVAVSIGAMVLWYWLLRRGSATAVSSFHFLNPVLGLAMGALVLGEHLEPWDLPGVILVGAGVYLVNAHAGTRSLDAPGSRSRPFEEGSPLHGANVAHDLPHRGGGGELHPGGGATAPDPAGRLGSRPGP; this comes from the coding sequence GTGGATACGGGCCAGCCGGGCCATCTCCAACCGAAGCGCGTCACCTTCGTCGTCCTGATCCTTCTCTTCTGCGTCCTCTGGACCTCCGCCTTCGTGGCCACGAAACTCGCGCTCCGCGACGGTCCTCCGCTCACCACGGCCGCCATCCGCTTCCTGGTGGCCACGGCGCTCCTGTGGGCTGGAAGCCGGGCGACAGGGGTCCGCTTTCCCACCCACCCCAGGGAATACGCGAGGCTGGCCGTTCTCGGACTCCTGAACACGGGTCTGTACCTGGGCTTCACCTACATGGCGCTGGAAAGGATCACCGCCGGCCTCACGGCCGTCATCGCGAGCAGCCACCCGCTGGCCGTGGCCGTCCTTGCCTCTCGCTTCTTGGGGGAGCCGGTTGCTCGCCTCCCGAGGATGGGCCTGCTGCTGGGCGTGCTGGGTACGGTGACCACGCTGCAGGGTCGCCTCACGGCCTCCGCACCCCAGGATGCCGCCTCTGGCATCGCGCTCGCGGTCGCGGCGGCGGCCAGCCTGGCGATCGGCACGGTCTACTACCGGCGGATATCCGGGAACCTGCACGTCCTGGCAGTGAACACCGTCCAGCTCGCGGCGGCGGGGCTCTTCCTTGCCCCCTGGGCGTGGCTTGCGGAAAGGGACCGGACCATCGCGTGGACGCCCCTTTACGTGGGATCGCTCGCCTACACGGTGGTGGCCGTCTCCATCGGGGCCATGGTACTCTGGTACTGGCTCCTGCGCCGGGGCTCCGCCACGGCCGTGAGCTCGTTCCACTTCCTCAATCCTGTCCTGGGCCTGGCCATGGGTGCCCTGGTGCTTGGGGAACATCTGGAGCCGTGGGACTTGCCGGGCGTGATCCTGGTCGGCGCCGGCGTCTACCTGGTGAACGCCCATGCCGGCACGCGGTCCCTGGACGCCCCGGGCTCGAGATCCAGGCCCTTCGAGGAGGGTTCGCCGCTCCATGGAGCTAACGTGGCTCACGACCTTCCGCACCGTGGCGGAGGCGGGGAACTTCACCCGGGCGGCGGAGCGACTGCACCTGACCCAGCCGGCCGTCTCGGGTCACGTCCAGGCCCTTGA
- a CDS encoding nucleotidyltransferase family protein: MVVDSRQEQLERRPASRADLRERVAAARRRVEEERLQTARKLASRVADHLYAHYGARRVLLFGSVASGHLHEHSDIDLFVEGLLGDYWRAVAEAQRLAAPFPVNLVCAEDAVPSLRDRVRREGRLL; the protein is encoded by the coding sequence ATGGTCGTAGATTCCCGGCAGGAGCAGCTTGAACGCCGGCCCGCGAGCCGAGCAGACCTGAGGGAGCGGGTGGCAGCTGCTCGCCGCAGGGTCGAGGAAGAACGTCTGCAGACCGCACGCAAGTTGGCCAGCAGGGTGGCGGATCACCTGTACGCGCACTACGGAGCCCGCCGGGTGCTGCTGTTCGGCTCGGTCGCGAGCGGGCATCTGCACGAGCACTCCGACATCGACCTGTTCGTCGAGGGCCTGTTGGGCGATTACTGGCGGGCCGTCGCAGAGGCCCAGCGACTCGCCGCCCCGTTTCCTGTCAACCTGGTCTGTGCGGAGGATGCGGTTCCATCCTTGCGCGACCGCGTTCGGAGGGAGGGACGGTTGCTGTGA
- a CDS encoding ribonuclease toxin HepT-like protein, whose product MRARVEEERASIARLKDELTRYRLFPQITATEVGGFPLGDVAVSRIVGSILHDLYAAIENVFKIIASRLDRSVPSGEQWHRELVDQMTLDVPGLRPAVISRTTAAVLDPLRGFRHVFRNVYGFHLAPERITPLLRSLPGVLQAFEEDIDRFLLRMETELHLAEQEESQGDAAREGAKPDTEARDRGAPGTGAP is encoded by the coding sequence GTGAGAGCCCGAGTTGAGGAGGAGAGAGCGAGCATCGCGCGCTTGAAGGACGAGCTGACCCGGTACCGACTCTTCCCTCAAATCACGGCGACGGAGGTAGGCGGCTTTCCCCTGGGGGACGTGGCGGTCTCTCGCATAGTGGGTTCGATCCTTCATGATCTCTACGCCGCCATAGAGAACGTCTTCAAGATCATTGCGTCGCGTCTGGATCGGAGCGTCCCTTCGGGAGAGCAATGGCACCGAGAACTCGTGGATCAGATGACCCTCGACGTGCCCGGGTTGCGTCCCGCGGTCATCTCACGTACCACGGCTGCCGTGCTGGATCCGCTCAGAGGGTTTCGCCATGTCTTCAGGAACGTCTACGGGTTTCACCTGGCTCCCGAGCGCATCACCCCCTTGCTTCGATCTTTGCCCGGTGTGCTCCAGGCCTTCGAGGAGGATATCGATCGATTCCTCTTGCGAATGGAAACGGAGCTCCACCTGGCGGAGCAGGAGGAGTCGCAGGGCGATGCGGCTCGCGAGGGCGCAAAGCCCGATACCGAAGCCCGAGACCGAGGCGCCCCCGGAACGGGTGCGCCTTGA
- a CDS encoding DinB family protein, with translation MGPGAGWTGAHGACLPCCASDRHRPAPGRHSIWDIVRHMIFWREYALARLRNEPTPRQRTGRSRPRQAKAPGRPSWCGIGTCTCS, from the coding sequence CTGGGCCCCGGGGCCGGTTGGACGGGTGCCCACGGGGCTTGCCTCCCGTGTTGCGCGAGCGACAGGCATCGGCCGGCGCCCGGACGCCACTCCATCTGGGACATCGTGCGGCACATGATCTTCTGGCGGGAGTACGCCCTGGCCCGGCTGCGCAACGAGCCGACACCGAGGCAGCGAACTGGACGGAGCCGCCCTCGACAGGCGAAGGCGCCTGGCAGGCCGAGCTGGTGCGGTATCGGGACGTGCACCTGCAGCTGA
- a CDS encoding DeoR/GlpR family DNA-binding transcription regulator, with protein MQRLAVERRAEILRRLEAQGTVRVTDLSAEFAVTEETVRRDLDELEKEGLLQRIYGGAVSPKGLSYEPPVTRREARNRPQKQAIAQAAATRVTDGETILLDASTTALYVARALKARRRLTVLTNSLLILSELASNPDFTVMSTGGTLRQASYSFVGPQAQRLVGEFHMDRVFISGKGLTVEHGLTDSNELEVELKRAMVQAANEVVGIVDSSKIGYTGFATIIPVQRLDVLITDGGIPPEERARIEELGVDVVVAGEEGRDGRIPEG; from the coding sequence GTGCAGCGCCTGGCCGTGGAGCGACGGGCCGAGATCCTTCGCCGGCTCGAGGCCCAGGGGACCGTGCGGGTGACGGACCTGAGCGCCGAGTTCGCCGTCACCGAGGAGACGGTGCGGCGGGACCTGGACGAGTTGGAGAAGGAGGGCCTCCTCCAGCGGATCTACGGGGGCGCCGTGAGCCCCAAGGGGTTGAGCTACGAGCCGCCCGTAACCCGGCGTGAGGCTCGGAACCGGCCCCAGAAGCAGGCCATCGCCCAGGCTGCGGCCACCCGCGTGACCGACGGCGAGACGATCCTCCTGGACGCCTCCACCACGGCCCTTTACGTGGCCCGGGCCCTGAAGGCCCGCCGGCGCCTCACCGTGCTGACCAACTCCCTCCTGATCCTGAGCGAGCTGGCCTCCAACCCCGACTTCACCGTCATGTCCACGGGCGGCACGCTCCGCCAGGCCTCCTATTCCTTCGTGGGCCCCCAGGCCCAGCGGCTCGTAGGCGAGTTCCACATGGACCGGGTCTTCATCTCGGGCAAGGGGCTCACCGTGGAGCACGGCCTCACGGACTCGAACGAGCTCGAGGTCGAGCTGAAGCGGGCCATGGTGCAGGCGGCCAACGAAGTGGTGGGCATCGTCGACAGCTCCAAGATCGGCTACACGGGCTTTGCCACCATCATCCCGGTGCAGCGGCTCGACGTGCTCATCACCGACGGGGGGATCCCACCGGAGGAGCGGGCCCGGATCGAGGAGCTGGGCGTGGACGTGGTGGTGGCCGGGGAAGAAGGTCGGGACGGCCGGATCCCGGAGGGTTAG